One region of Erythrolamprus reginae isolate rEryReg1 chromosome 8, rEryReg1.hap1, whole genome shotgun sequence genomic DNA includes:
- the CMC4 gene encoding cx9C motif-containing protein 4, whose product MAAKDPCKKHACEIQKCLQANKYLESKCEAVFQEMRRCCAQYPKGVSLSCSGFQREGKEREKQVPDSDQSPTLQP is encoded by the exons ATGGCTGCAAAAGACCCCTGTAAGAAACATGCCTGTGAAATCCAAAAATGTTTGCAAG CAAACAAGTACTTGGAATCTAAATGTGAAGCGGTCTTCCAGGAGATGAGACGGTGTTGCGCCCAGTACCCTAAGGGCGTATCCCTCTCTTGTTCAGGCTTTCAAcgggagggaaaagagagagagaagcaggtaCCGGATTCCGATCAATCCCCCACTCTGCAGCCCTGA
- the MTCP1 gene encoding protein p13 MTCP-1: MAEGEDSGDDAQVPPVRLWVRRMGVYCDENQATWLVAPEEEGGTLKARIRRIPVPLGEAVRPSRLPASQLPHMWQLSEGPQYRDSNSRIWHIEHHLTVMGVEELLLKLLTSN, encoded by the exons ATGGCAGAAGGTGAGGACAGTGGCGACGATGCCCAAGTCCCACCAGTCCGCCTCTGGGTACGGCGGATGGGCGTCTACTGCGATGAGAACCAAGCAACATGGCTTGTGGCCCCAGAAGAG GAAGGAGGGACACTAAAAGCCCGGATCAGAAGAATTCCCGTCCCGCTGGGTGAAGCCGTGCGCCCCAGCCGACTTCCCGCTTCTCAGCTGCCCCACATGTGGCAGCTCTCAGAGGGGCCGCAGTACCGGGACAGTAACTCGCGCATATGGCACATCGAACACCACTTAACG GTCATGGGAGTGGAAGAGCTGCTGTTAAAACTCCTGACCAGCAATTAA